The nucleotide sequence CAAAGTACAACATTGTTATAGGGAAGGAAATCATGTGGCAGATTCCTCGGCCAAATATGCAACAACTTTGGATGATGAATGCATGTACTTCGATGAAGCTGACCTCCCTAGTGAAGCTAGAGGAACAATAAGGATGGATAGAATGCAAATCCCCTCTTTCAGAATTAAAACTACTAAACACTCAGGGTGGTACTTTGATCCACCTTAGGATGATGCTCTCACACATGGAGGTATGATGGTGTTATCGTCTTAAGCTATACAACCTCCATGCTGCGTAGTGCCTTGGGCACAAAGTTATTGTTACGTCATACAAGTGCCCCAGTGCACACCATCTTTAAGTTTCGACATCAACACAGTATCAAGGTTTCTACTTAATGTTCATGACAATTTTTGCTACTTCTGTACTAAGTCTTGCGGAGGTTTTGGTTTATGCCCCTCTCCTTGTATTTTCAATATACATGTTAggggatttaaaaaaaaaaaaaaaagcataacGGAAAGGAAGAAAACTTAAGTTTTGTAATAATACCCTTTGCCGTTTTGCATCTGATGGGGTTTCCACACAATCATTTAGTTGACAAGAGGTCCCAACCGGCTAAATGgggtaattttttttataatttgtaCACATTTGCTCCATCTTTAGTTTAGTTAATTATATTTGTATATTTGAACATTTATTAATTCAATTTGCATTTGCCATgcataaaaggaaaagaatgaactttatttcttttcctattgatgttgggcatatttcgatatgtgttgatgttactttacccatattttaaccgctttttgatattatttgatctttaaaatgcccaacatagtttaattattggttttatgactagttgagttgtgtgtgatgatttagggtgtttggagtgcaaaaatatgaagaaaaggtgctctagctagaggaagaggggttggatgcgtcgcatccaatttagaaaaaaatcagatttcgtgcaccttagcagtgaagtcgacccatagcatccgccttagcatGTGCACCggggcaaagctgagatggaggaacaaagggtggatgcgaagcatccatcctagcatgcgaagctgagaagtggaggacgaggtggatgcgacgcatccaccccagcatcaatccctgaagctgagtcggattaggaataggagaactttggcccacgattTTTGTACGCAGTATATAAGCCAAAAAGCCTCTTTTAgggcatctaacatattgggaagggggggaaaagccacgacaaagctgtggaggccggaattcatcaagttccatcatTCTCCCACCatacttagtaatttttatatttctttgtatgatttgttgtttggctaccatgtctatatggagctaaacttcacgttctagggttgtggttctttcatgactattattattcggatattgattttgccttcttgatttattatattggtttatttattcaatcttgcgcttaattattttattgcttgatcaccaattgaatactatctacaaatctagaattgaactcgaaagtggaaattctagattgcatataggattgagtagagcaagttcttgaactcggacatcggggaacagattcgtggttaggatagacatatacctaattgccttgcttggttgatttacagcaattataaatgcgttcttgttgattctaactccatagacatatatgcgttaggttagcttgaataggcgagtaagaactcgacagattcttatgagtaatattaaccctgtcaaccaataagctagataaattagtcggtcaattcaattgaagaatacaataggattgttagatagcacATAACCCTaaatcgttttcattacattgatatcataaaaatctgctctttctctgttcaaagttaattatttatatttttttatttaattagtttagaatcaaatatttttaggtttaattcttgtttagataattaggatagtctaatttagttaatagttaatcacaagtcctcgtgggttcgacatccgacttttagtcactttattacttgacgacagcgtatacttgcgtgtgcgtttggctgcaataagtttttggcgccgttgccggggacttagaaattaactatttttctacattaggcttttacttttatctttacaagtattttttttccttctctttttgtaaatattttatttttataactatttgatttttctcttagtgtgtttctAGTTCTTTCACCATGACATCTGCGGATGAAATATATggaggtaaggttattgatgaagactCTTGGTTGACAGAAGACTTATATGGCCCGTCAttttgggcttgtcatgaccTGAACTCTTGGAAagctgaatttgaatatgggagtaagggttggtattgggacgaATATTCTCGATTAAGGGAATATGCGGAACGACGTTGTCTTCTGACAACGTTGGTGAatgattggtctaaggagagagatgatcttgcacataaaattgataattttggcttggctgtgcataacttggatgcaaatttgaatgaaaaggttgatgcgtgtaatggccaacaatttaatgatgagttgtgtgaagctgaaaaaaatcttctagaccaaattgaggagctaaaacgagaataccaatcattagaccatatttttcttgagcATGCCAATGTTGAGAAGAATGCTCTAGAGTCATATGAGGGAATAGATAACATTACTTTGGGAGActtgagtgtgtgtatatatagggatgtaaatagtagtacaattcatgagttgaggcgcattagacctcattccaatcattttttcacattgtgtttagatagtaagatagtaataGAGCCATCTGAGCCAATGAGGAGGTCAAAGGGTGAGGATGAAAGtgcctatatttttgaatttgttgtgccaaaaagcaaaaattacattcctcatctaaaggccgagaagtgtagagtgaaaaatttattacttggtcTGGTTATCgttgtagccccaccactggagcatagccgcagactggatgccatgttaggggctcaatttataagttcgaggtggaggcaaaaagcgATTCACGGTAcattaaattaggcgcttgttgggaggcaatccagctttactgctttcttttatttttgtttactttttattttattttatttttatttttttgtagtatttatttttattttgtaggattatgagcatatgaagcaaagccattagaagagtgcaaaagcgaacTAGAtggtgtggggtgcccacacaaaggacgatgcctgggggaagtctgagtatctcgtgagccgctattgcttcgggctttggcctaccagggagtctcgtttaccctcttattatttatagtgtgcattgTGGACactgcaaaattttaagtgtggggtgaggagatcgtttggatgagtttctgtgctattttagcttagttgtagtactcattcttaagtgtagtagcttttgtggaaaaaaaaaacgaaaaaggtagaaaaattggacttttcccgacgagatctcctagacagttttcttgagggattaaagtctaaacaaaaatttaaaaatatgtcttttagctttctttaggtagtaataatcccctgtgatttttctttgtgcctcaattcttttccatgggatgtagtttgaaccgggtagtttttttctttccgagtagattaggaatttaggaaataaaaggaggaagaatgatgaacctaagcGCTCTTGACTTGTTTTATAGTAGCAtatttattctttggcatgtgtagtatctccCCTATATTTTGATATTAATCTTGATGCCTTTATAAATTGGATAGCATATTTTGTGGCGCCTATGTTTCGTTTATatacatgacttatgttcaccttgtgcttaatgcttaatatctcgttgctccgtgaatacttacattgtttgagagtcggaatgtgatcgtccttagtgagtcatgtgccatgtgtggtgaggtttttgtgtagtccatgtattgtacttgtgtctagaacttgcccggtatgtgagttgaagtaAAATtcgaggtgatgctcggtttgaaaaatgattttaggctttctttgatctttttgagcttattgcttatcataaataaaatttatctctagttaaccattttgagcctattgacttttatttggtacccacattacatgcctataccctttttattcttaattgacattgttttgatctttTTACCTCTTAAAAGTACTTTAATTGTTAGATAAGCGCTAAAaaaagtaagaagggactaagtgttgggtaacttttgagtggaaccaatgaaaggaagaaaggtgcacttgttttgtaaaatacTACACCACtagcaaaaattaaaaaaaagaaaaaaaatagttgggTAAAGAGAGTAAAATctggaaaataaaaaataaaataaaataaataaaaatagaaatgaataaattgttgtcttgttcttgctagtgggtatgaactaaagtagtgcttaaagaaaaagggacttttttggggtgatattgtttgtgaaattgaagtggtgttgaagaaaatacgcttaaagtaattttgtgatgtattaaagtgcttaagagggtgagtcactattccttaaatatatcctacccgtccctttgcccacattacaaccatgaaaaagtcctaattgattttagatcgagcgagcttacattagtagagatttacattaagggcaagcctatgataccaattgcatgcatgtgacttctttgtgagagtgagcgattttctttgatatatgtgagtcattaaaatatatttgatcatgagattcgaatgtgtggattgaactcgctctcttgttcttgttgtgagggcacatggtttcacgagggataggtaatattattagacttctctatgatgttgggtgttcaagccatgagtgcattgtgacattgagtcggtttttgaggttaggattgttgtgagcatgttgtttttgttcgaatattttttttaagaatgacataagaaaagggaagtgtatgtgatgcatattctagagcctaattgttgcaaataaccatggtcataggtgtagtgtgctttgaatgataagaacttaattttgtttcgtctactatagtgatggtttgttcgaggacgaacaaaggtttaagtgtggggtggtgatgttgggcatatttcaatatgtgttgatgtttctttacccatattttaaccgctttttgatgctatttgatctttaaaatgcccaacatagtttaattattggttttatgactagtTGAGTTatgtgtgatgatttagggtgtttggagtgcaaataTATGATGAAAAGGTGCTCTAGctagaggaagaggggttggatgcgtcgcatccaatctagaaaaaatcagatttcgtgcacccttagcagtgaagtcggcccatagcatccgccttagcatccgcacctgggcaaagctgagaagtggaggacgaggtggatgcgaagcatccaccctagcatgcgaagctgagaagtggaggacgaggtggatgcgacgcatccaccctagcatcaatccctgaagctgagtcggattaggaataggagaactttggcccacgacttttgtacgcaatatataagccaaaaatacctcttttagggcatctaacatattgagaagggggaaaaagccacgacaaagctgtggaggccgaaattcatcaagttccatctttctcccaccaaacttagtaatttttatgtttctttgtatgatttgttgtttggctaccatgtctatatggagctaaacttcacgttctagggttgtggttctttcatgactattgttattcggatattgattttgccttcttgatttatcatattggtttatttattcaatcttgcgcttaattattttattgcttgatcaccaattgaatactatctacgaatctagaattgaactcgaaagtgggaattctagattgcatataggattgagtagagcaagttcttgaactcgggtatcggggaacggattcatggttaggatagacatatacctaattgccttgcttggttgatttacagcaattataaatgcgttcttgttgattctaactccatagacatataggcgttaggttagcttgaataggcgagtaagaactcgacagattcttatgagcattaaccctgtcaaccaataagctagataaattagtcggtcaattcaattgaagaatacaataggattgttagataacccataaccctagatcgttttcattacattgatatcataaaaatctgctctttctctgttcaaagttcattatttatatttttttatttaattagtttagaatcaaatatttttaggtttaattcttgtttagataattaggatagtctaatttagttaatagttaatcacaagtcctcgtgggttcgacatccgatttttagtcactttattaagacagtgtatacttgcgtgtgcgtttggctgCAACACCTATACCACCTATTTATTTGCTTCTCCGGTGTGAGTCATTTCCTTTTTAACAGCTTAAGCATCTAAAGCAGGAAAATTATTAGATTGTGCTTCTCGATTGTTTATGAATTCGATATGCAGATTAGGATAATGAGAATGGgcaggaaaagaaagaaatgaatgCATGGTACCTCCGGACACCGTAGAATAAATTTGATTGAAATGAGGATCTGATTCTTCCGGTGAGGCCATAAGTCATTTtgatataaaattttatttttaattttatttattattcttgATACGGAAGGGACCTTTTTCTTTCATGGTATAAAGACATAAAAATACATTTTACAGGATAGGCCTCACCCTAGTGTTACTACTGTAATACTGTAAAAGAAGCTTTTGCTTTTTTCTACCACTAAATAAATCACTAGTTAAAAGGAAGCAATTGGAGTTTATCTAAAGTTTCCAGAACCATGAACTCACAATTCTGGCTCTGCCTCTGAATTATGACCTAGCTAGTTTGATGACCACATTAATGGCTTGGATAATTTCAGTATGGCAAAGGAAGAAATAATACTTGCAAATATATGTATTATAACACATTCACCTTTGGCTTTCCTATTATATAATCTCTAAGGTAATGTATGTAACAACATATATCAGGAAAAGACAAAACCAATGAGCAGAAAGCTTAAAATCCTTTGTCATAAGTTCTTAAGGGAATGTTGATCCAGTAAAATATCGTCATAAAACAGacaacaaaataactacaaagtTAGATTCATCGCTCAAATCACTAAAACAACAGTTAAGATCACTGGGTTTTTAACCTGAAATAAAAAACATAGAAGAATGTTGTTCTTCTTTAGTTAGAAATGTAACGGCTATAGAGATAGAATGGTTTGAATGTGAACTCAACTTTTTGCAATATTGGTTTGTTGAACATTGTCTATACTGGAAACTCTATTTATACAAACTGAGTGAAGGCTCCACTTTGACTCCCTGTAATCTATTTTGGATTCTGCACTATCTGACACTACTCTATTTTGAATCAATTAATTCAGTGAACTTTACTGTGTTGTATAAGCAGGAGCACGCACTTACAAGAAAGCGCTGTTCAGTTTGGCTTATAAGCATATCCCTAGTGGACGACAGCAGTCTTGCTAATTGTTCTACTTCTGGAATTCCTTGTGAAGGAGTGAAAGGGTTGAATGCACTTCCGCGTACCTCATTCGTATTGTTTTCTGTTCCTGATTATAGAAAATGACTTAGCCGCAAACCTCTAAAGTGAAAGGAAAACATAAAAGAGGAAGAGAAGTACTGACCATTTATACTATATTCTTGTCTCATTATGTTGAGATATCGTGACAAAGTTTCTATAGAGTTAGGGATTTCCTGCAACAACCAGACTGTTATACAGTACTTGTCTACAACCTAAATTACAAATCCCAAGAAACGGCAGCGACAACCCCCTCAATATTACTTCAAAGTGACAAAGGGAAGAACACGCGTTTCGCAGAGGATGTACACACAAATAATGCATTGACATATAAGCACTATAAGGATGATCAGTATGATAATAGGCGAATGAACTTACCTGTAGAGTATCTGGAGAAATCCCATCAGTAGCACCTGAGGTAGAGCAAATAGAACAGGCAGGAGTAAGTATAATGTAAAGATACGAAGTATAATGTTCTTCAGCTAGAATAGAGAGAACTGATCATGAGCCGAAGGTCAAATGCATTAACAAATAACATGACTTACAATCACGATTCAAGTGAACCATAAATTGACGATCCAACAACATGGTTAAGATAAAGTACCAAAATCACCTGATCAGTAAGCAGAAGGAGTAGGTGGTGGCACGTCCATCTTAGAACTTAGAAATGACAAAAAACTATTCATAGCTTGCAACCAAATATTTGAGAAGTATTAAATGGTTTTGAAATTTTCTACTTCACTTgcgacacaaaaaaaaaattacctaaAGAACAATCAGTAAACAATTTGTAATGGATATTTAGGAGGAGATTGTCTACACAACTTCTGAACCAACATCATATATTAAAGAAAGCTCATTACCAAAGGATGACGACATGCTCTGGACAGCGCAAACCAGATGCAAAGTATCACCATTTTGAATATCTAATTAGCGTTAAGTCTCCGATGGGGAAAGAAATAATAAGAGCAAAGAGACACAGCCTAAATCTCCTACACGTAAATGCATCAAATCTTAAGGAAACTGCCAGCCACTTGATGTTTAAAGAAAACCATTTTTCTCCAAGTAATACTACTTTGAGAAACTACTGCAGTAGTAATGCATTTTAGGTTCAGCAAAATTGCAAAAGAACTTTAAATTGTACCGTACTAAAGATGATCATATATAAAGTGAATAAAAAAGGATACTGTATGAAGAAAGGAGGTCATCATCCTGTAAGACTTTTCCACAATAGATTAGACGCTGTTGTTCCACCGGCATCCCAATCAAAAGAGATACGTGTTCTTTCATGTTCCATACTCTCCTCTGCACGACATCACAAATGGAGATCAGCACATAACCATAGTCATTAAAAAAGTGAGAATGCATGCATAAACTATGTGGTTGTGCAAGCAAAAATCGTATGGTTTAGTGTTAAACATGCATAATTAATGTATCGCacaattttcttttacttaatgaAATAGGTAACAGTTCATAagttaatatcaacaaacaagtACCTGATTGCTAATGCGCAAATTGTGGGTTTGAGAGTTCATAGTTTTTACTTTTATCTCAATCATCGTATCAATGCCTTCAGATTTATGGCCCTCAGAAGCTTCACCAGTGTGAGTCATTTCCTTTTAACAGCTTAAGCACCTGAAGCAGGTCAAGTTATAAGATTTAGTCTTTCTCGATTGTTTAAGCGTTCAACATGCAGATCAAGATAATGGGGACTACCAGTTGACTATGAGATCCATCCTCAACAACAATATGAGAGCAGAAATTTACAATGAAAATGGAACTCAAGAAACAAGAACCGAAGAGAAAGTAAATACTTTTTCGAGACAGATAGCAGAAGTACATCTAAACTTATGCGCAGGGTATGTATGGTTAAAGCACAGATATGGAagtacaaactccaaaacaactAGTTAGATTAATGGAAACTGTTCAGAACTTGCAACTGCAGAATGCATGAAATTAGTTTCTTTACAAGAAACAAACTGAATACCTACCAATCTAATTAAAGTTTCAACTTTAATAGGTATGACCTAGTTTAAGAATGCTACATTGTAACAGGGATAAAAAGACACATATTCATCTAAAAACAAAAGTTTTGCATGACAGtatatatttagattagaaagaggTAAATTTAGTGCCGGATGTGGAGCAATAACTAGTAATAGGTCGATGCGCATATATATGGGAAGAAAAAGTAAGGCTCATTATGTCACAAAGATCATGTAGAAGTCATTCTGATATATTTTGCATTTTAAATTGAGAAGGTTACAAAGATCAGGACCACTAACAAAGTAACATTTTAAATACTCACAatagtaaaattgaaggaaagcttCAAGAATACCAAACCTGCACAATAAGTTATCATTAGCAAGTTATAAAGAAGAGAAGCTTTTGACATGCAGGTTATAAATCTCAGATCTCATGAGCCGTATAAGTACACAAACAatgcaatagataaagctaaaTTCAAATCCAACAATCAAGTAAACAACCAATTCATGAAAGTTACTTGTTTCATTCTACAGCTTAGATAAAATGAAATTCATTTCCCAAAGGGTACACATCATGGTTCGAACGTTGGTATACACAACAGCCTGGTATtcaagtggagaagggtagaggcgGGGCCCATATTTTTAGAATCTTGCACCACTGGCCCTCGGGATATCTCTGTtactaaaagaaaatcatttcTTATGCGGAAGAAAATGAACCTTGACGATTATTGAAACCGAAGAGACCAAGAAAGCTTTCAACACAAAGCACCACTTAATTAGCTAATGAAATTCTCTATGAGAAAGACCAAATGCTATCACGAAAAATTGCTCAATTCATATCCTCTCTGCGTTcatatctgattttagtacatgcaTGATGCCTTTTGATTCGCAAAAACTTTTTCTTGAAGCACACAACAAACTAAAATGCTTAAAGGAAAAGCTCTTTTATCAGAGTCCAGATTGAAAAAGTTAATTAAGAGAAACACCAATCTTATCATCCAAATAAGGACATTCCCATATATGGGGGATTTTTTTATACATAAACTGAATGTAGGGGTTAGAAATCAAGActtcaagaaggaaaaaaaacGATTCAGATAGAAACAATCAAACTAAAAATTATAAGAAGCTTTATCGAAAACCTGAAAACCCCCAAAAAATTGATCACTCAATTCACTGAAAAAACACAGTAAAATCACTGGGTAACAATAACctgaagaaaaagagaagaaacgtAACGCCCGCCCAGAAGGAGAGAATTGTTGAATGTGAACAGCTATATATGAAGAAGGCTTACTCATTTTGTCTTTGCTGGACATTTATTCTGTAATCCATTTTGGATTTTGACTCTTTATAATCCATTTTGGATTGTGCCTACTCTTACACTTCTTCAACTTCGTGGCAATTGAGGCAATGTTTTGCAGcttcacttttttttttcctttcttttgacTGTATGTTGAAGCATCAACTGTCATCACTAAATAGAAATACGCAAAGGATATTTTCTTGCGGTTTATGCgaaaatttatttcttttttatccgTTCAAAAAATAAATGATccattttttaaatttgaaaataatttagtttaaacCACTTTATTTTTTATAAGAAAAGTACAGGTGTACCCTTTCCCCAATCAATTTTAGCTTATTTTATACCCTTTCCGTCCCAATTTATATAACGATTTATAAATTTCGACaatcaaataaattaattttatccATTAATGCAGTCatgaaatttttaaattttttgaaataaaatttaatattaagATACTCTACAAAAAGTACTATAAGATAGAATAATTACCcattcaaatttttttaaaagtCATATTACAAATCGTAATCAAAGAAAGAATCGTTTGATTCTCGAAATTTAAAACATAAATTGGGACGGATGAAGTATATAATTTAAAGTTTTTTTCCACCTATTAACAGTGTATTAAGATTTGTATTAGAAATCTATTTGATAGTGATAGTCATGTTTATCATTATAGATTTAAACATTGTTGGATGAATAAggtgaaaaattaaaatttcattgTTTGGATTTTTGAAGGCTTGAAAACATATATCGTGATTTATTGAAATTGTTGATAAATTGAGATTGGAGTTGGCTTGGGATATCATTTAGAAGTTGTGGTTAAAATTTAAAGCTTTTGGTAAAATTTTTAGCTATTTGATGATGTTTTTCATGAGTTAAATTTCGTAGGAGGACGAAACTTAATTTTTGTATAATATATTATACAATATTAAAACAAGTATATATGTtgtataatattatatattaGGGGTAAAATTACTGTACAAAAAATATTGAGTTATGCAATTGTAAACTTGAAACATGGCTACGTAGGTACAATGTAGTGTGGTGAGTTGTATTTTTTTGCACATCTCTCTATTTAATAAAAATCTTTTAAATTTACAAGTAAAAGAATATGTGTAACCACTGCCCTAGGCCAGTTTAGGGGTGTGCATAATTTGGTATGTTCCAAATTAtagaacaaaaacaaaaaatttcgTATTTcaattttggtatttggtttaaaaattttaaaaattgaatatttagaaaaACAATACCGAAACGAATACTATATTAGAATACATACTATATACAcacaatacatatatatattagatgatcttacttgtgcaaaatttgaagtattAGTCAGCGTGGCCAAGGACTGTACATACTTCCATACACAATTTTGACTATAGGGAAAGGACATAAATATTCCTCTAAATTATGGTTGAATTTTCAGTTACACAGTTTTAACCTTTGCAAGGGTCTTATCTTCCCTTTAAAATCTTTTGAAACAGAATAAATACGGTAACCTAGGATggttgtttaaccaaaaaataggatTTTTAGTCAAAGTCTATATTTAGAAAAAATTGGGCTACTGATAACCAAATAATACCTTACTTGCTCAACAATCCGTTTgaaaagagagaaataaaaataacaatgtGAATTAGTAAAAAGAAGTAAGGAATGAAATGATAATCTATCTCTCAAATTAAGTAGAAGACTTTGGTAAGGCGAgaaattgtatatatatttgagtaGTGCTTGGAACTTGTCCTTACAAGTGGGATTCTCTATCCTTATATAGGAGTATCTAATCATAACGTTTTTTCCCTATTTATGACGAAttcattatgagcattaatggTATTGATTGCTCGTTATGGTTGATAACCATAACTGACGTATTTGTATGCCTTATAACGATTCCgattcctttttcttatttactGCTGGTTCATGAATCTTTCCTCCTTTTTAGCCTTGATTCATTCCGCTCGCGCCTCTTCTTCAACAGCTGTTTAGGCTCGGTCATCTGTACTTTACTATCTCGTGGCTGTTTAGTCTTCATCTTCCTTGCACTCTTAATTTCATTAATGGAATATGCCAGTTGTCACTTTACCATTGTTCCACGTATTATGCTTTGTCAGCTTAGTAAGGTTCCACGTGTGACATCGTTTTtccaccaatacagatagtccccccactttctgaatattattcaattgaatattcgggAAGTAGTAAGTATTTATGGCGGGAATTGTTTGTAGCCGCTTTTCAAGTATCATTGCGTTTTCTTCAGAATCAACGCGACGTATGTCACGTCTATTTAATGC is from Nicotiana tabacum cultivar K326 chromosome 18, ASM71507v2, whole genome shotgun sequence and encodes:
- the LOC107772870 gene encoding deubiquitination-protection protein dph1-like; amino-acid sequence: MTHTGEASEGHKSEGIDTMIEIKVKTMNSQTHNLRISNQRRVWNMKEHVSLLIGMPVEQQRLIYCGKVLQDDDLLSSYNIQNGDTLHLVCAVQSMSSSFGATDGISPDTLQEIPNSIETLSRYLNIMRQEYSINGTENNTNEVRGSAFNPFTPSQGIPEVEQLARLLSSTRDMLISQTEQRFLVSACSCLYNTVKFTELIDSK